Genomic DNA from Acetilactobacillus jinshanensis:
CGGGTATTCACGCTAGACCCGCAACTTTATTAGTTCAAACTGCTACTAAGTATGATTCAAAAATAACCCTTACGTATGACCATAAATCAGTTAATTTAAAGTCCATCATGGGCGTCATGTCATTAGGAGTAGGGCAAGGCGCAGAAATTACCGTCAGTGCGAATGGTAAAGATGAAGACGCTGCAATTAAAGACATTAGCCAGGCCATGAAAAAGGAAGGCTTGTCTGATTAATTATGAAACGTTTGGCAGGCATTTCCGCCAGTAACGGAATTGCGGTTGCAAAGGCCTATAAGATCACTACTCCCAATTTATCTTTTAAAAAGGTAAAGATTACTGATACCGATGGCGAAACTCAG
This window encodes:
- a CDS encoding phosphocarrier protein HPr — encoded protein: METRKFKIVAETGIHARPATLLVQTATKYDSKITLTYDHKSVNLKSIMGVMSLGVGQGAEITVSANGKDEDAAIKDISQAMKKEGLSD